A single window of Mugil cephalus isolate CIBA_MC_2020 chromosome 1, CIBA_Mcephalus_1.1, whole genome shotgun sequence DNA harbors:
- the mib2 gene encoding E3 ubiquitin-protein ligase MIB2 isoform X4, with the protein MGIGSSFAPRSDQIFTIRVSLAPRQNLPRIILKGIFQGVKVVRGPDWDWGNQDGGEGKVGKVVDIRGWDTESGRSVASVTWSNGTTNVYRMGHKGKVDLKYVSDGQGGFYYKDHLPKLGEHAELQRQESADGHSFQQGDKVKCLLEVDILRQMQEGHGGWNPKMAEYICRIGTVHRITDRGDVRVQYSNNIRWTFHPGALTKVNTFGVGELVRVLEDMESVKRLQAGHGEWTDSMTPVLGQVGKVLKVYADGDLRVAFGGQTWTFNPACLSVQPVEVDANLMTAENPNESGSTVISVLEKLLSQSTEQDNPTRLVIEAAHGSANKVRELVQKYPDKVDIKNQGKTALQVAAHQGHMEVVKALLQANSSIEVKDEDGDAALHYTAFGNQAEIARLLLSKGANVNLLNNSMCTALHIAVNKGFTDVVRVLTEHSADVNLQDSYGDTPLHDAIAKDFRNIIEILVVVPNIDFTQQNHRGFNLLHHAALKGNKLATEKILARARQLVDVKKEDGFSALHLAALNNHRDVAEILIKEGRCDINIRNNRNQTPLQLAVTQGHTELVQLLVAEGADVNMEDEDGETAMHVALLRPQLANIVLSPSVGTSSTEEGSEGCSSTSLYCRLNSSGLLGSTELSVGTAIACFLAQEGADINYANHKGKSPLDLVADSSMLQLIKSFSEKHRLQRLQAITCGQGLSSASLRRVHTTPNTMTNLVLPTPPGPSECLICSELALLVLFCPCQHSVACEECAHRMKKCIKCQVTITKKIRQDQTEVDCSPGTENSEQHNLLEQLQSRYRQMEERITCPICIDNHIKLVFQCGHASCIDCSAALKTCPICRQTIRERIQLFV; encoded by the exons ATGGGAATAGGCAGCTCCTTTGCACCAAGATCTGATCAAATCTTTACCATAAG AGTGAGCTTGGCACCGAGGCAGAACCTCCCACGGATCATCCTCAAAGGAATCTTCCAGGGGGTTAAAGTGGTTCGTGGACCAGACTGGGACTGGGGCAACCAAGACG gtggggAGGGTAAGGTTGGGAAGGTAGTGGACATTCGCGGCTGGGACACAGAGTCTGGTCGCAGCGTGGCCAGTGTGACCTGGTCAAATGGCACCACCAATGTCTATCGAATGGGACACAAGGGCAAGGTAGACCTGAAATATGTGTCAGATGGCCAAGGAGGTTTCTATTACAAAGATCACCTACCTAAACTAG GAGAGCACGCAGAACTGCAGCGTCAGGAGAGTGCAGACGGCCACTCATTCCAGCAGGGCGACAAAGTCAAATGTCTCTTGGAGGTGGACATCCTGCGACAGATGCAGGAGGGCCACGGAGGGTGGAACCCCAAAATGGCAGAG TACATTTGCCGGATTGGGACTGTTCACAGAATCACTGACCGAGGAGATGTCAGAGTCCAGTACAGTAACAACATCCGTTGGACTTTCCATCCAGGGGCGCTCACAAAG GTGAATACGTTTGGGGTTGGTGAACTTGTAAGAGTGTTGGAGGACATGGAGAGCGTGAAGAGACTGCAGGCTGGCCATGGAGAGTGGACAGACAGCATGACTCCT GTGCTTGGCCAGGTTGGGAAGGTGTTGAAAGTGTACGCGGATGGTGACCTACGGGTGGCATTTGGAGGCCAGACGTGGACATTCAACCCAGCGTGTCTCTCGGTCCAGCCTGTGGAGGTGGATGCTAACCTCATGACAGCCGAGAACCCCAACGAATCTGGAA GTACTGTCATATCTGTGCTGGAGAAGCTGCTGTCTCAGTCCACGGAGCAGGACAATCCCACTCGGCTGGTCATTGAGGCAGCACACGGCAGTGCCAACAAAGTGCGGGAGCTGGTGCAGAAGTATCCTGACAAG GTGGATATCAAGAACCAGGGCAAGACAGCGCTGCAGGTTGCGGCTCACCAAGGCCACATGGAGGTGGTGAAGGCCCTGCTGCAGGCCAACAGCTCGATTGAGGTCAAAGACGAAGATGGAGACGCAGCATTGCACTACACTGCCTTTGG TAATCAGGCAGAGATTGCACGGTTGCTGTTGAGTAAGGGGGCAAACGTCAACCTCCTCAACAACTCAATGTGCACTGCACTCCACATCGCTGTCAACAAGGGCTTCACTGACGTAGTGCGGGTGCTGACCGAACATTCGGCTGACGTCAATCTCCAG gATTCATACGGGGACACGCCGCTCCATGACGCCATTGCTAAAGATTTCCGTAATATCATTGAGATCCTTGTCGTGGTGCCCAACATTGACTTCACCCAGCAGAACCACAGAGGCTTCAACCTGCTGCACCACGCTGCTTTGAAAGGAAACAAACT AGCCACAGAAAAGATCCTGGCCAGAGCGCGACAGCTGGTGGATGTCAAAAAGGAGGACGGCTTCTCCGCATTGCATCTGGCTGCCCTCAACAACCACAGAGACGTCGCAGAGATCCTCATCAAGGAG GGACGCTGTGACATCAACATCCGCAACAACCGCAACCAGACGCCGCTGCAGCTGGCCGTGACACAGGGCCACACCGAACTGGTGCAGCTGCTGGTGGCAGAGGGAGCCGACGTCAAcatggaggacgaggacggTGAAACGGCCATGCACGTGGCCCTCCTCCGCCCACAGCTGGCCAACATTGTGCTCAGCCCCTCCGTGGGAACCAGCAGCACTGAGGAGGGCAGCGAGGGATGCTCGTCCACGTCGCTCTACTGCAGG TTGAACTCCTCGGGTCTTCTGGGGAGCACTGAGCTGAGCGTAGGAACAGCTATCGCCTGTTTTCTAGCACAGGAAGGTGCAGACATCAACTACGCCAACCACAAGGGCAAGAGTCCTCTGGACCTGGTGGCAGACAGCAGCATGCTGCAGCTCATCAAGAGCTTTTCTGAGAAGCACAG GTTGCAGCGTCTGCAGGCCATCACATGTGGACAGGGCCTGAGCAGTGCCAGCCTGCGACGGGTCCACACAACACCCAACACCATGACCAACCTGGTTCTTCCCACGCCTCCGGGGCCCAGCGAATGCCTCATCTGCTCTGAGCTGGCTCTACTGGTCCTCTTCTGCCCCTGCCAGCACAGTGTGGCCTGTGAAG AATGTGCCCATCGGAtgaagaaatgcatcaaatgccAGGTCACAATCACCAAGAAGATCAGGCAAG aCCAAACGGAGGTGGACTGCAGCCCTGGCACAGAGAACTCGGAGCAGCACAACctgctggagcagctgcagtCTCGCTACCGCCAGATGGAGGAGCGGATCACCTGCCCCATCTGCATCGACAACCACATCAAGCTGGTCTTCCAATGCGGACACGCCTCCTGCATCGACTGCAGCGCCGCGCTCAAGACCTGCCCCATCTGCCGACAGACCATCCGTGAGCGGATCCAGCTATTTGTCTGA